In Vanrija pseudolonga chromosome 4, complete sequence, a single window of DNA contains:
- the LSC1 gene encoding Succinate--CoA ligase [ADP-forming] subunit alpha, mitochondrial, translated as MMSLSSSLRTRAPRIALRQQKRNLHVRPAAVGDLLGKYLPSGVGASPASSDKASCGEGWQGTPLTPQPGIPFKLWASRGINAPVFEAGEATLPLDLLDGALPAGTDKWLADLGVGKADVARAKEALAGVWSAWRDNDLLRVEGVLHAGNTSLSSVQILADDFALPRQPHLASLADAGRIHPLEAQAAAGKLFYHKSRAGGNIGCYGYGAGIALATQDVLVAEGGKPANFLDGGGGATEANVQAAMNVVLADPDVDVFFINSFGGLTKMDLIATGVVSNLRARKEKGETIPPIVARLRGTGEEEAREILAAATDLADTITYIGDMKTAAAEAVRLANKAQAGKPAKAAPAPAPSTSRNPVVFSQDGQYEQTLRNLVVEKGDTVMVLGMGKAVSPGSRLGQTVAQPVRERLVLTSPQSQANCAVAKEYGTNIIGAVAPNKGGQEFLGTPTFGSVKEGVAALKPRIASVFVPPQAAADSIIECIEAEIPLIVAYAEGVPTHEQLKVQRALRSQSKSRLVGANCPGVIFPHQRVKLGIQPLRVHSPGSIGIVSRSGTVSYELAGATTALGLGQSAVYGLGGDPFPGTRTWEALQLMLEDPYTKVICLVGEIGGQMEEEAAAVYKAYVAGLAPGAKPKPVVGFVAGAATQQGLMYGHAGAIWWSPDETANAKRQVLADAGMIMAPTLGDIGGLLKREHDKLSA; from the exons atgaTGTctctctcgtcgtcgctgcgcacgcgcgcgccgcgcatcGCCCTGCGCCAACAGAAGCGCAACCTACACGTCAGGCCCGCGGCTGTCGGCGACCTCCTGGGCAAGTACCTCCCGTCCGGCGTCGGTGCGAGCCCGGCGTCGTCCGACAAGGCAAGTTGCGGCGAGGGATGGCAAGGTACACCACTGACCCCGCAGCCCGGTATCCCGTTCAAGCTCtgggcgtcgcgcggcaTCAACGCACCCGTcttcgaggccggcgaggcgacCCTCCCGCTCGatctcctcgacggcgccctGCCCGCGGGCACGGACAAGtggctcgccgacctgggagttggcaaggccgacgtggcgcgcgccaaggaggcccTCGCTGGTGTATGGTCTGCATGGCGCGACAATGATCTGCtccgcgtcgagggcgtcctGCACGCCGGCAACACAAGTCT CTCGTCGGTCCAAATCCTTGCCGACGACTTCGCCCTCCCCCGCCAGCCCCACCTGGCGTCCCTTGCTGATGCTGGCCGGATCCAcccgctcgaggcgcaggcggccgccggcaagcTCTTCTACCACAAgtcgcgggcgggcggaAACATTGGGTGCTATGGCTACGGCGCGGGGATTGCGCTCGCGACGcaggacgtgctcgtcgccgagggtggTAAG ccagccaacttcctcgacggcggcggcggtgcgacgGAAGCCAACGTCCAAGCGGCGATGAACGTCGTTctcgccgaccccgacgtcgacgtcttCTTCATCAACTCTTTCGGTGGCCTGACCAAGATG GACCTGATTGCGACAGGCGTAGTTTCCAACCTGAGGGCTcgcaaggagaagggcgagaCCATCCCGCCTATCGTCGCCCGCCTACGCGGCacaggcgaggaggaagcgcGTGAGATT CTCGCTGCGGCGACCGACCTTGCCGACACGATCACCTACATCGGCGACATGAAGACGGCTGCCGCTGAGGCTGTGCGTCTCGCGAACAAGGCTCAGGCAGGTAAgccggccaaggccgccccAGCTcctgcgccgtcgacgtcgcgcaaTCCCGTTGTGTTTTCCCAGGACGGGCAGTACGAGCAGACACTGCGCAACCTCGTGGTGGAGAAGGGCGACACGGTCATGGTGCTGGGCATGGGGAAGGCGGTGAGTCCCGGCAGCAGGCTGGGGCAGACGGTTGCACAGCCTGTCCGCGAACGCTTGGTTCTGACATCCCCCCAGTCTCAGGCCAACTGTGCGGTTGCCAAAGAGTACGGCACCAACATCATTGGCGCTGTCGCGCCCAACAAGGGCGGACAGGAGttcctcggcacgccgacgtTCGGCAGTGTCAAAGAG ggcgtcgccgcgctcaagcCCCGCATCGCGTCTGTCTTCGTGCCGCCccaggctgccgccgactcCATCATCGAGTGTATCGAGGCCGAGATTCCCCTCATCGTGGCGTATGCTGAGGGCGTGCCGACGCACGAGCAGCTgaag GTCCAACGGGCCCTCCGCTCGCAATCAAAGTCGCGACTGGTCGGCGCCAACTGTCCCGGCGTCATCTTCCCGCATCAGCGAGTCAAGCTCGGTATTCAGCCTCTCCGTGTCCACTCCCCTGGCAGCATAG GCATCGTCAGCCGCTCAGGTACCGTCTCCTACGAgctggcgggggcgacgacggcccttggccttgggcagAGCGCAGTGTACGGCCTGGGAGGTGATCCGTTCCCGGGAACGCGGACATGGGAGGCACTCCAGCTCATGCTCGAGGACCCCTACACCAAGGTCATCTGCCTGGTGGGCGAAATCGGCGGACAAA TGGAGGAAGAGGCTGCCGCTGTGTACAAGGCATATGTGGCTGGCCTCGCACCCGGAGCCAAGCCCAAACCTGTCGTCGGATtcgtcgccggtgccgctACGCAACAGGGCCTCATGTACGGCCATGCGGGCGCCATTTGGTGGTCGCCAGATGAGACGGCCAACGCGAAGCGCCAGGTGCTGGCGGACGCTGGCATGATCATGGCTCCGACTCTGGGCGACATTGGAGGACTGCTcaagcgcgagcacgacaagTTGAGTGCATAG